Genomic segment of Catenibacterium mitsuokai:
GTGCTTTATACACTACTTAGATATAAAGAAGTACTTGTTATATTTAAGATTAGTTACTTAAAAAGAGAAAGAATTAAACAGATCATCTCTTTCTCACTTCTTACCTGTATCCAGCAATCAGTTATGAATCTAGGAATATTGATGGTACAAGGGTTAGTTAATAGCTTTGGTACAGTTGTTATGGCTGCATTTGCAGCTGCAGTAAAGATTGATGCCTTTGCCTATATGCCAGTACAGGACTTTGGAAATGCCTTTTCTACATTCATTGCTCAAAACTATGGAGCCAAAGAAAAAGAAAGAATACAAAAAGGACTCAAAGAAGCTGTTCGTATCTCTTCAATATTCTGTATAGTCATTTCTATTCTAGTTTATATATTTGCTAGACCTTTAATGATGATATTTGTAGATGCAAATGAAACAAGTATCATCCTAGAAGGTGTACGCTACTTAAGAATAGAAGGTGCATTCTATATTGGTATAGGTTGTTTGTTCTTGTTATATGGTCTATATCGTGCTTTAGGAAGACCAGGTATGAGTGTTGTCCTTACAGTATTCTCACTTGGTACAAGAGTCGCTTTAGCTTATATTTTATCTTCTATACCAGCACTAGGAGTCATTGGTATATGGTGGTCAGTTCCAATAGGCTGGGCACTTGCGGATTTAGTAGGATTAGTATATTACAAAATGAATAAACATAATTTATTAAGTTTTGGGGGAAAATTATAATAAAAGGCAAATGTATTGTATTAAACGCAAAGAAAATGAACTTTGATGGAAAGTTAGATTTTTCTGTATTATCAAGTGATGTCACTGTCTATTATGATACAACTGAAGATGAATTATTATAATGTATTCAAGATGCAGATATTATCGTTTCAAAAGACACAATCCTACAATTTCCAGATTCGGTCAAACTCATCTGTGAAGCAGGTACAGGCTACAACAACAAAGACTAAGAAGCTTGTCAAAAGAAAGGAATTACAGTATGTAATATTCCTACTTATAGTACAGAACGTGTGGCACATACTTTAATTATGTTGATGTTTAACATGCCGTGAGCAAGAATTCCCCCCACCTCTATACATGGGGGATGAATTGCGGTAAACACTCCGAAAAATAAGAAAAGCTGTAAAATTTTAAGTTGAATTTTACAGCTTTCTTCGCATATAATAATTATAGAAAATGGTTATTCATTAAGAAAGGAGACCGATTTGTATGGCAAATATTTTACCAGTGTCTGATTTGAGAAATTATAATGAAGTTTTAAAAAAATGCCACAGTGGAGAACCGGTGTTTTTGACTAAGAATGGCAGAGGGCGTTTTGTAGTGCTTGATATAGAAGATTATGAGCGTGATCGTGCTGAGAAAAAGCTATTAATGAAGCTGCAAGAAGCAGAGAAAGCAGTCAAAGACGGCGAAGGCTGGCTTAGTTTGGACGAATTAAAAGCACTTGTAGGGGAGTAACCTATGCTGAACTTACGAATTAACCCATTGGTTGCAAAGGACTTAAAAGAAATTCGTGATTATATCGCTGAAGATAATGCAGAATATGCTGCCAAGACGATCAAAGAAATTTATGGTAAATTTGAAAATGTTCAAATGTTTCCGGGGATAGGTGCAGATCTTTCCAAAAGAGTTAGTTTTCGGACAGATTACAAGTATGCGGTTTGGGAGAATTATGTGATTATTTATAAAATTGGAGAAGAGTATGTAGAGATTTACCGAGTGGTAAATCGATATAGGGACATTACGAGGATTTTTGATTGATTTTTTTATTAATGAAGGATGAACCATGATTATTAGAGAAGCAAGAACAGAAGATATAGAAAGAATATTAGAAATATATGACATTGCAAAAGCATTTATGAGAGAAACAGGTAACCCACATCAGTGGAATAGCAGTTATCCTGGTCTTAATATATTAGAAGAAGATATAAATAAACATCATCTTTTTGTGATGGAAGAAGATTCTATTATCCATAGTGTATTTGCTTTTATTATAGGAGAAGATCCTACATATAAGGAAATAGAAGGTGCATGGCTTGATCACAGTACTTATGGTACGATTCATCGTATTGCGAGTGATGGAACTATGCATCATGTTTTTAATAAGGCAGTCAATTTCTGTAGTGAGAGATGTGCTCATATAAGAGCGGATACACATGAAGATAATAAGGTTATGCAGAAGGTTATATTAAGAAATGGTTTTAAAGAAACAGGAATAATCTATATAGATGATGGTACACCTCGAATAGCATATGAGAAGGTGAAATAATGATTTGTTCTAAATGTGGATGTAGAGTAGAACCAGGTATGAAGAAATGCCCTGTATGTGGAAGTATTCTAGATAACGAATATACAAGATACGAAAAGAAGATGAAGAAAAAAAGAATACAGAAGAAAGCTGTTGGTTTTCTATTTCTTGTATCTGATATTATTCGTACTCTTATTGGTGTAGG
This window contains:
- a CDS encoding zinc-ribbon domain-containing protein, which codes for MICSKCGCRVEPGMKKCPVCGSILDNEYTRYEKKMKKKRIQKKAVGFLFLVSDIIRTLIGVGIALFGCVGMMEGDYLFAASIILFGLSLIPYWYKKASNKFIAIILPILFVLLGVLVLLFTID
- a CDS encoding type II toxin-antitoxin system RelE/ParE family toxin, with the protein product MLNLRINPLVAKDLKEIRDYIAEDNAEYAAKTIKEIYGKFENVQMFPGIGADLSKRVSFRTDYKYAVWENYVIIYKIGEEYVEIYRVVNRYRDITRIFD
- a CDS encoding GNAT family protein; this translates as MIIREARTEDIERILEIYDIAKAFMRETGNPHQWNSSYPGLNILEEDINKHHLFVMEEDSIIHSVFAFIIGEDPTYKEIEGAWLDHSTYGTIHRIASDGTMHHVFNKAVNFCSERCAHIRADTHEDNKVMQKVILRNGFKETGIIYIDDGTPRIAYEKVK
- a CDS encoding type II toxin-antitoxin system prevent-host-death family antitoxin, which gives rise to MANILPVSDLRNYNEVLKKCHSGEPVFLTKNGRGRFVVLDIEDYERDRAEKKLLMKLQEAEKAVKDGEGWLSLDELKALVGE
- a CDS encoding MATE family efflux transporter yields the protein MNKDLTKGPVVKSMLLFAIPMILGDLLQQCYNIADTLIVGQFLGKTALAAVGSSFTLMTFITSIILGLCMGSGALFSIRFGQRDKKGLKQDLCASFFFIAFISILLNIIAYICLDALKLFLRVPHEVWGDMRCYLLYIFMGIIAIFLYNFFSAYLRSIGNSVIPLIFLAISSILNIILDLYFVLVLKMGVEGAALATVLSQYVSGIGIVLYTLLRYKEVLVIFKISYLKRERIKQIISFSLLTCIQQSVMNLGILMVQGLVNSFGTVVMAAFAAAVKIDAFAYMPVQDFGNAFSTFIAQNYGAKEKERIQKGLKEAVRISSIFCIVISILVYIFARPLMMIFVDANETSIILEGVRYLRIEGAFYIGIGCLFLLYGLYRALGRPGMSVVLTVFSLGTRVALAYILSSIPALGVIGIWWSVPIGWALADLVGLVYYKMNKHNLLSFGGKL